A stretch of the Jeotgalibacillus haloalkalitolerans genome encodes the following:
- a CDS encoding class I SAM-dependent methyltransferase has product MLNNTGFNLWANSYDQTVEVSEESNLYPFAGYKEILNQIFNLVMQKKNAEVLDIGFGTAVLTTKLYENGHRIDGLDFSSEMISIAQEKMPAANLLEWDISNGLPAALEEKKYDFIVSTYTLHHLNDDEKVTFIRELLSHLKAGGQLLVGDIAFGTREQLDACRADHLEHWDEDEFYFVADELKDALQEICEYEFHKVSHCGGVMTLSHK; this is encoded by the coding sequence TTGTTAAATAATACTGGATTTAATTTATGGGCAAACAGCTATGATCAGACGGTAGAGGTGAGTGAAGAAAGTAATCTGTACCCTTTTGCCGGCTATAAAGAGATACTTAATCAGATTTTTAATCTTGTCATGCAAAAGAAAAATGCCGAAGTACTGGATATCGGCTTTGGTACAGCTGTCCTAACCACTAAACTCTATGAAAACGGACACCGGATTGACGGGCTGGATTTCTCATCTGAGATGATCTCGATCGCGCAGGAGAAGATGCCTGCAGCGAACCTGCTGGAGTGGGATATTTCAAATGGTCTGCCGGCTGCGCTCGAGGAGAAAAAATACGATTTTATCGTCAGCACATATACGCTGCATCATCTGAATGATGACGAAAAAGTCACTTTTATCCGGGAACTGTTATCCCACTTAAAAGCAGGCGGTCAGCTGCTGGTTGGTGACATTGCTTTCGGGACAAGAGAGCAGCTGGATGCATGTCGTGCAGATCATCTTGAGCATTGGGATGAAGATGAATTTTATTTTGTGGCTGATGAGCTGAAAGATGCATTGCAGGAAATTTGTGAATATGAGTTTCATAAAGTGTCTCATTGCGGTGGTGTAATGACTTTATCGCATAAATAA